A genomic window from Dermacentor silvarum isolate Dsil-2018 chromosome 9, BIME_Dsil_1.4, whole genome shotgun sequence includes:
- the LOC125939912 gene encoding uncharacterized protein LOC125939912 codes for MPPMFRLHLVAFCIFLMVNTTSGGPRGLDDIGKGVRVDAHVLYTSKIHVKAENINDNRLIVQSKNDTIFDYFKDLFELVQMYFHYYKVMINFTVTSVREKNDLVVNFGTDNNTIDGPATLENITKYAENATVKPSNNSIYYLFTWQVHTWS; via the exons ATGCCTCCGATGTTCCGCCTCCACCTAGTCGCTTTCTGTATCTTCCTAATGGTGAATACTACATCTGGCG GGCCTCGTGGTCTAGACGATATCGGCAAAGGTGTTAGAGTGGACGCCCATGTTTTGTACACATCAAAAATCCATGTAAAAGCAGAAAACATAAACGATAACCGTTTAATTGTTCAAAGTAAAAATGACACCATTTTCGACTACTTCAAAGACCTGTTTGAATTG GTCCAGATGTATTTTCACTACTACAAGGTAATGATCAATTTTACAGTTACAAGTGTCAGAGAG AAAAATGACCTGGTCGTAAACTTTGGTACTGATAACAATACAATTGATGGCCCTGCCACACTGGAAAATATTACAAAATACGCGGAGAATGCCACAGTTAAACCCTCAAACAACTCTATTTACTACCTCTTTACTTGGCAAGTACACACTTGGTCATAG